The DNA window CACACTCGACCGCCGCCACAGTCCCCGAGAGCACCAACCCCCGGAGAGATCTCATCGAGGACCGCACCAAGACAGCACCGTACCCAGAAGAGCTTCGCCAAGAGAGAACCGAGCCCCGCCCGTGATCATGAACGTGATCATGAAGCCCAACCCGTCGTATACGACCAGTTCAGCTTCATGATCACGTTCATGATCACCGCGGCAAGGCGTGCCTAGGGATGGGGTCGCCTTTGGATGAAGGTGCCCTTCATCCAAACCTCCCGTCGGCGCAGTCGGCCCGCACAGACCAGCCGGGGTGGTCACTGTCGACGGTCACCGCACAGCCGACGGTGACGGCCTGCAGCGGGCTCGCGGCCCTCGTTCGCCCTCCAACTGCCGAGGGGGAAGGATGGGGGCATGACCGAGTCGCAGCACAGCCCGGAGGCGGGGCAGGACACCGACGAGCGTGACGAGCGCAAAGAGCGCGCTGAGACGCCGCGGGTGGTGATTGTGGGGCCGGACGGGATGGCTGTCGAAGGGCCGCCGCAGACCAAGGCCCAGCACGAGGACGACGGGGACGAGCACGAGCCTTCGGTCACCGACCTGGTCGAGCAGCCCGCGAAGGTCATGCGGATCGGCAGCATGATCCGCCAGCTGCTCGAGGAGGTGAAGGCCAGCCCGCTGGACGAGCCCTCGAGACAGCGGCTGCGCGAGATCCACAAGTCCTCGATCGCCGAGCTCGAGCAAGGCCTCGCGCCCGAGTTGGTGGACGAGCTGAAGCGCCTCACGCTCCCGTTCGACGACACGACGGTCCCGAGCGAGGGAGAGCTCCGCGTCGCCCAGGCCCAGCTCGTCGGCTGGCTCGAAGGCCTCTTCCAAGGCATCCAGACCGCCCTGTTCGCCCAGCAGATGGCCGCCCGCGCGCAGCTCGAGCAGATGCGCCGCGCGCTGCCGCCCGGCGTCGCGCTGCCGCCGCACCTGCAGCAGCAGGTCGACCAGCAGGAGCCGGAAGGCCCCGGCGGAGGCATGTACCTCTAGGGAACGAACCGAGCCCAGACCTCGGCTTTACCGGGCTTGTCGCTCTTCTTCCCGAGCGACACCTCGGCCAGCAGGTTCTTCGCGTCCGCGGGGAGCAGGAACGTCGGCACGATCGTGTACCACTTGCCGGCCTGCGGCTTCTCTTTGCCGGACGCGGACAGGCACTCCGGCGGCGCGGTCAGGCCGAGGTCGTCACCGCTGCCGCCGAAGGACGGGCCGTTCGGATCCCAGTAGCGGTTGGTCGCCGGGTCCCGGAGCCGCACCTCGCACTTGGGCGTGTTCATCGTGACGCCGGCGTCGAGCTTGAACGACACGTAGACCGCCGCGTAGTGGATGCCGTCCTTGCGCGGCGGCTTCTTCTTGCCGTTCGCGTCCACCGCCGCCCGCGGATCCTCGATGCGGTTGAGCCGCCAGGTCACCCCGTTCGCGTGGATGGTGTCCTTCGCCGGCACCTGCTTGACCGTGCCGATCGCCGCCGCCCGGAGCGGCAGGTCGTCCCAGGTCTCGATGACGACGTACGCGGGCAGCAGGAGCAGCAGTGCCGCGAACCGCCAGACGTTCCGGCGCAGCCACTGGATCACGACGACTCCTTGCTCAGGTCGTACGTGGCCACAGCCTTCTCGACGACGTCCGCACCGAGACCGAGATCGATCCGCGCCTGCGACGCGAGCTCAGGCGACGCCGGCGAGACGCTCAGCCACAGCTGCGCGCCGGGGATCTCCTCCGGCGGCACCTCGAACGCCCAGATCCCGGTGAACGCGATGCCCGGCGACGTACCCTCCCCGCCCGGCATGAAGCTGCCGGGGATCCGGTTGCTGGTCCCGTACCTCTTCCCCGCCTTCGACACCAGCGTCGCGCCCTCGAACCGCTCCGGGGCCTTCTGCGCCTGCACCGCCGCCGGCACCACCAGCCAGACGCGGCTGGTCGTACGGACGTCGGGATCGCTGAACGACAGCTCCTTGAACTCGAGCTTCTTCGCCACGAGCGGCTTGTCGACCCGGACCTTGAACGTGTTCGTGGTGACGACCTCGCCGCGTTTGCCCTCGGTCGCGAACGCCGGCATCCGGTCCGACGGCATGACCTCGAGCCGGGACAGCACGACGGTCGCCGCACCGAGCGCGAGAACGACGACGAGACCGACCACGCGGCCGGCGATGCCGGTCTTCGGCTCGGGCTTGCGCCGCGGCCGTTCGGGCGCGGGCGGCTCCACCGGCGGCGGTTGCTGAACGGGCTGCTGCTGAACGGGCTGCTGCCGAACGGGCGGCCGCATCGGCTGCACAGGCTGGACCGGTTGCACGGGAGGCCGAGGCGGCGGCTGGTTCGGGCGCTGCTGGTGCGGCCCGGGCGGAGCCTGCGGCGGTCCCAGTGGCGGTCGCTGTGGCTGACCCTGTGGCTGACCCTGCGGCCGCGGTCCCTGAGGTGGTCCCTGCGGAGGCGCCGGCCGGTACGGCTGCGGCGGTTGCGGTTGGTACCGAGGCGTCGGCTGGGCCGGACGGTTGGGCGTCGGCCCCATCGGCGGCCGGTTCGGCGGCCCCGCAGGCCCGTTCGGCGGGAACCCGGGCCCCTGACCGGGCGGACCGGGCGGGCGGGACGGAGGCGGGGGCGGCTGCTGGCTCACAGCGTGTCGTCCTCGGGCTCCATCTTCAGCGTGACCGGCAGCTCCATCGCCGCCACGCCAGAACCGCGCAGCCACTTGTTCTCCCGCTTCAACGTGGTCAGCGGCGCGAACTCGTAGTCGTTGATCTCGATCTTCACGTTCTTCATCGGCTCGATCTTGCGGTCGATGTCCCACGCGAACGTCACCTCGGCCGGAACCCCCGGATTGAGGTCGGACAGGTACTCCAGATCCGTCCCGACGTACATGTTGTTGGCCCGGTCGTCGGTGAGGACCGGGATGACGTCGTTCTCGACCATGTCGACGAGCAGCTCACCCGCGTCGGTGTTCTCCGACTCCTCCGACGCCTTGAGCGCGGGAACGGTGATCGCGTTCTTCAGCTCCGACGCGTCCATCGGCTCGTCGTTCTTCACCACCACGGTCGCCCGGACCATCAGGTAGTACGGGTGGCCCTTGTAGCTGATCGCCGGCGACTTGTTGGTGTAGTTGGCGCTGTGCACGGTCACGTCCAGCGGCCCCAGCTCGACCTTCGCCCCCACCTTGGTCTCCGCCGGCCCCACCTCGGTCGAGGTGTTGAACCCGCCGAGCAGCGCGGTCAGCACGATCAGGGGCGTGACAACTGCCGCGACGACCCCCGCGGATTTCGGGTGGTTTCGCACGAACTGATGCAGTCTCGAGCTGATGATCCAGCGCCACAAGAACACGTTCGGAGATGGTACGTGCCTTTCCTGAGGCTCGCCTCCTGCCGTCCACAGGGCAGGCGCGAAGCGCCCCTCAGACGGAGAGCAGCACCTTCCCCACGTGCTCGCTCGCCTCGATCACCCGGTGCGCCTCGGCCGCCTCCGCCAGCGGCAGAACGCGGTCCACGATCGGCTTCAGATGGCCCTCGGCGACCAGCGGCCACACGTTCTCGCGCACGCTCGCCACGATCGCGGCCTTCTCCGCCAGCGGCCGCATCCGCAGCCCCGTCGCGAGGACGGCAGCCCGCTTCGCCATCAGCGCACCGAGGTTCAGCTCGGCCGTCGCGCCCTTCTGCAGCCCGATCACGACCAGCCGCCCGTTCGTCGCGACCGCCTCGAGGTTGCGGGACAGGTACGCCGCACCCACCACGTCGAGGATCACGTCCGCGCCGTGCCCCGAAGTCGCCGAAAGCAGCTCCGCGACGAAGTCAGAGGCCTGGTAGTTGATCGCCGGATCCGCGCCCAGCTCGCGACACCGCTCGGCCTTCCAGTCCGACCCCACCGTCGCCGCCACGCGTGCTCCGAGCGCCCGGGCCAGCTGGATCGCAGTCGTCCCGATGCCACTCGCCCCGCCATGCACCAGCAGCGTCTCGCCCTGCTGCAGACCCGCGAGCATGAACACGTTCGACCACACCGTGCACACGGTCTCCGGCAGCCCAGCCGCGTCGACGAGCGAGACCCCGTCGGGCTTGGGCAGCACCAGCCCAGCCGCGACGGTGACCTGCGAGGCGTACCCACCGCTCGGCAGCAGCGCGCAGACCTCGTCGCCGACCCCGAAGCCGTCCACACCCGCACCGAGCGCGGCGATCCGCCCCGAGCACTCCAGCCCGATCAGCTCCGAAGCCCCCGGCGGCGGCGGATAGCGACCCTCGCGCTGGGAGATGTCCGCCCGGTTCACGCCCGCGGCGACGACGTCGATCAGCACCTCGCCCTCGCCGGCGACCAGGTCCGGTACGTCAGCCAGCGCGAGCACCTCGCGTCCGCCCGGCGAACGGGCGACGACCGCGCGCATCAGTCGTCGTCCTCGTCGGAATCGGCGCCCGGTCGGGGCGCCCACGGCTTCTCCTCCGCCGGCCGAACGACGACGACCTTGTCCCCGCGGATCAGCTGCGCGACGGTCGGATCGAAGTACGAGTGCACCTCGCCCTCGCGTACGACCGCCACCGCGACGTCGTCCAGCTCGCGCGGCGACTTGCCCTCCTCGCGCGGCAGCACGGCCCGTTCGGCGACCTCGAGGCCCTCGCCGTACGTCAGCAGGTCCTCCAGCACGACGCCGAGCGCCGGGCTCACCGTCGACAGGCCGAGAATCCGGCCGACCGCGTCCGACGACGGAACGACGACGTCGGCACCGCTCTGCCGGAGCAGGCGGATGTTCTCGCCCTCGCGGACCGCGACCACGATCGTGGCGTCCTGGTTCAGCTGCCGCGCGGTCAGCGTCACGAGCACCGCGGTGTCGTCGCGGTACGTGGTGACGATGATCCGTTCGGCGCCCTCGATCTCCGCGCGCCGCAGCACGTCCGTCCGCGTCCCGTCCCCGACGACGCCGCCGAGGCCGAGCGCGTTCGCTTCCTGGATCGCCTCGGTATGCGGGTCGACGACGACGATGCGCCGCTTGTCGACGCCGCCGTTGATCAGCGTGTCGACCGCGCTCCGGCCCTTGGTGCCGAAGCCGATCACGACTGTGTGGTTCTGCAACCGTCTCCTCCAACGCGCGATCATCCACTGCTCGCGGCTTCGCGTCGCGAGGACCTCGATGGTCGTACCGACCAGGACGATCAGGAACATGATCCGCAGCGGCGTGATCAGCAGGACGTTCACCAACCGCGCCGGCGGGGTGGCCGGCGTGATGTCGCCGTAGCCGGTGGTCGTGAGGCTGACCGTCGCGTAGTAGAAGCAGTCCAGCAGGCTGAGCGGCTCTTCGCTCGCCGCGTCCCGGTAGCCGTCCCGGTCGAGGTAGACGACCAGCACCGCAAAGCCGAGCAGCGAGAGCGCGACCGCCATCCGTACGAGGATCTGCCGCAACGGCGCGGCGTCGCCCTGCGGGAGCCGGATCGGGATGAGCTCGCGGACCGTCCGGCGGGCGGCGGCGATCGGATGATGTGACGACATGGCGTGGCTGAATCTAGTCAGCAGCCGAGGGTGACCAGTGGCTGGCCGCCTCCGACGCGATGCGCGAACACTCGGCGACCTGGTCGGCTCCGCCGCCGCGCAGTGCCGCCGCGTACCCGACCAGGAACGTCGTCAGCGGGGCGGCCGGCCGGTCCACCGAGTGGGCGGCGTCGCGGGCGAGGTCGAGGAGGCCGTGGACGTCGACGTCGAGTCCTTCGATGCCGAGATCGGCGCAGAGTTGTGCGGTCCAGTCATCCAGCAGCATGCCTCGATGATGACCGGCCGCGCGCCGGATCCGCGCGAGGTCCTCCGGGGTGTCGGCATCCTGGGCCTGGATCGGCGCCGGAACGAGCGTGGGCCGGAGCAGGTCGAGCAGCAGCCGGACCGGCCTTCCGGTCGGGTCACCCAGCTCGGTGAGCGCGGCGAGGAGCGCGGCGCGTGGGTACGCGGCCGCGAGCGGCTGCGGCTGGCCCGCCTGGTCGGCGAGCACGGCTGGCGCGGCGGCGACCAACGCGTTCACGGTCTCGGGGTCGAGGAGCGGCATGTCACCGGCGAGAACGACCACCACCTCGGCGCCCGACAGGCCCAGCGCGGCGACGCCCGCCGCCACCCCGGCCAGCGGGCCGGAGCCGGGCGGTTCCTCGCGCGCCCACCTCACCGCCCCAACTCGTTTCGAATCAGGGACGCCCTCTGTCGATCTATTCGATACAGGGACGCCCTCATGCGAAACGGGACGGCGCGGGCCGACGACCACGCGGACGCGGGCGCCAGCACCCGCCGCGAGAACGCGGTCGAGCATCGACTCGCCCGCCACCTCGAGCAGCACCTTGTCCGTACCACCCATACGTCGCGAACCGCCGCCGGCGAGCACGACGAGGTCATAAGAGATACCCACGGGATCAGCCTGCCCCTAGGCCGGGCACACTGTCTGCGTGCGTGCCGTCGTGGTCCAGTTCGCGGCGGGCCTGGACAAGTCCGAAAACCTCGAGACGATCCAGCGCCTGGCCCGTGACTCGGCGTCCGTGCACCCCGACCTGGTGGTGCTCCCCGAGGCCGCGATGCACGACTTCGGCCGCCAAGACCTGCCGCTCGCGCCGGTCGCGGAGCGCCTGGACGGCCCGTTCGTCGACACACTCTCCCGCCTGGCGAAGGAGCTCGGCAGCACGGTTGTCGGCGGCATGTTCGAGGCCGTTCCGGACGACCCCGACCTCGTCTACAACACCCTCGTCGCGCTCGGTCCCGACGGCGAGCTGGCCGGCGCGTACCGCAAGATCCACCTGTACGACGCGTTCGGCTACCAGGAGTCCGCCCGGCTCGCGCCCGGCTCGGGTGAGCTGGTGACGCTCGCCGTCGGCGAGCACCGGGTCGGCCTGCTGACCTGCTACGACCTGCGCTTTCCCGAGCTCACCCGCAAGCTCGCCGGCGACGGAGCCGACGTGCTCGCGATCGCCGCGGCGTGGCTGGCGGGGCCGCTCAAGGAGGACCACTGGACGACGCTCGTGCGCGCCCGTGCGATCGAGAACACGTCCTACGTCCTCGCGTCGGCCCAGTGTGGGCGGGCATACTGCGGCCGCAGTATGGTCGTCGACCCAACGGGGACAGCAGTGAGTGCGCTGGCGGCGGAACCGGGTTGGACGAGTGCGGACGTCAGTGCCGAGCGCGTTCAGTCCGTCCGTCTTATCAACCCGACCCTGGCTCATCGCAGGTTCGGCATCGAGGGTGGGGACGCTCCGTGACATACTCGTCGCAATACATGCGTACCGGACACGGGAGTGAAGCGGCATGGCGCTGGTGAGCGAGCAGCGCAGGGTGCGTGTCCTCGGCGTACCTGTGGACGCCGTGGACATGCGGGGCACCCTCGACTGGGTCGAGCAACGGGTCCGCACCCGGGTCCCGGGCGTTCACCTGTGCGTCAACGCGGCGAACGTGATCCGCGCGACCGACGACCCCTCCTATCGCGAGCTGCTCGAGAAGAGCGACCTGATCGGCTCCGACGGCCAGCCGTTCGTCTGGGCGGCAAAGCTGCTCGGCGAGCCGCTGCCCGGCCGGGTGGCCGGCATCGACCTGATGGAACGCGTCCTCGAGAAGGCCCGCGACAACGGCTGGGGCGTCTACCTGCTCGGCGGCAAGAACGAGGTTGTCGGCCGGCTTGCCACCAAGCTGACGGCTGACGGCGTCAAGATCGCCGGCTACCGCAACGGCTACTTCTCGCCCGAGGACGAGGCCGAGGTCATCGAGCACGTGCGCTCCAGCGGCGCCGACGTGCTGTTCGTGGGCATGCCGACGCCGATGAAGGAGCAGTTCATCGCGCGCTGGGCCAACAAGGCCGAGGTGCCGGCGTGCATCGGCGTGGGCGGGAGCTTCGACGTTCTCGCGGGCGACCTGCGCCGCGCGCCGGCGACGATGCAGCGGCTCGGGCTGGAGTGGCTGTTCCGGCTGCTGCAGGAGCCGCGCCGGCTGTTCGTTCGCTATGCGGTCACCAACACGCGCTTCTGCGTGCTGGTCGCGCGCGCCATGTTGCAACGCCGCCGCGAGTCCGGCAGGTCGTGATGTCACCCGAGCACGAGGAAGGCCGGCACCGAGCAGGACGCGTGCCGCCGCCTTCCTCGTTACCGGGGCAACCCTGGGAACGGGGCGCCGACCTGTCCAACAACCGCTGGGAGGCGTCGTCCTCGGCGAGCGAGCCGCGACCGCCCTGGGAGACCAGGGAACCCCGCGAACCGCTGCCGAACCCGTACGCCCGGCCGATCTCCGCCACGCCGCCCGAGCCGGAGCGGCCCAGGTCACCGTGGTCGCACGCCGGTCCGGTCGAGACCGACGACGAGGACGAGCCGGACGCGCCCGCGGCTGAGGACGACGAGGCCGCCGAGTTCGACGACGCTGACGATGTCTCCGACGAGGACACCGAAGCCGACGACCTCGAGGACGCCGACGAGGACGAGGTGCCGGCGCCGACGTTCGAGGCGGAGGACGAGAACGACGAGTCCGATGACGAGCCCGCGCCCCACCGGGCCGGTGGAGTCGTGATCGGCATCGGGATCGGCCTCGGCGTGCTGCTCGCGGCGGGTGGCGTCGCCGGCCTCACCGCACGTGAAGGCCTGTTCGGACTGGCCAGTCTGGCGGTCGCGGCCGTCGTGGTCGCGATCCTCACCGCGGTCGCCGTACGCCGCGGCATCGGCGGCGACTGGCGGATCGCCGGCGTGCTCGGTGTGGTCGCTGGCCTCGCGGTCGCCGGCCGCGACTTCGGGCCGTCCTGGCTGCCGTCGGTGCTGATCGTCTACGCGGCCACGGTCGGTGGCATCGCCGCGATGCTGCTGACGCGGCCCGTACGCAAGCTCACCAGCCTGGTATTCGAGTACGGCATCGCGATCCTCTGCTCGCTCGCCGGCGCGGGCGCCGTCGCCGGCATCCTCGGGACCGCCGACGTCGGACGTACGACGCGCTCGGCCACGATCGTCGCCGCCATCACGGTCGCGCTGGTCCTCGCCATCGGCATCCGGACCAGGCTGACCGAGCGCGAGACCACGGGCGGCGAGTTCGTCTTCATCGGACTGTTCGTCGCGGCCGTGGTCGTCGCCGCCGCGGCGACCGGTGTGATCACCGCCAGCGAGACCCCGTCGATGCTGAGCCGGACGCTGGACGGCGTGTGGGGCGGCGTCTTGCTGATCGCGCTCCCGTTCGCGCTCCTGGGTGTCGGCGCGATGGTCCGCGTCTGGACTCCGGCCGGCTGGTGGGTCAGCGCGCCCGCCGCGATCGGCACCTCGATGGTCGCGGCCGTGATCGGCACCGACGGCAGCGTGGTGGTCGGGCCGGTCCTCCTCGGCGCGCTGGGCGGCTGCGTGGCTGGCTTCCTGCTCACCGTTCTCACCGCGCTCGTCGTCGGCATGCGGATGCGCTCGCCGAGCCAACGCGGCCGCCGCCAGATCTGGCGCAACCAGGACGAGCCCGCCCGCCTCGCTGCCCTCTAGATCAGCAGGTCCGCGCAGTCCCACTCGTCGAACGCGTCCAGCAGGCAGGTCAGCTTGGGCAGCCAGTAACTCCGCGCCGCCCCGTCGTGCGCGTCCTGGACCGGCATCAGCGCCCAGTAGACGAGCCCGAACCGGTAGTCGAGCAGCAGATCGTCGAACGCGTACCCGGCAACGCCGTAGCCGACGAGCCGGCGATGGAACTCCCGGAGCAGCTCCCGCTCCCGTCCGCGACGCTGCTCCCGCGTCCAGAACGTCGCCATCAGGTTGACCAGGTCGCCCGCGCCGACGTCGACGCAGCAGCTTTGCCAGTCGATCAGGTAGGCGTGGCCGGTGGTGCGGGGGACGAGGAAGTTCGAGAAGTACGCGTCGCCGTGCAGCAGCGTGAGCCCTCGTCCGTCCGCCACGCGCGGTCCGAGCCAGCGCTCCCAGTACGTCGGCAGGCCGTCGAGGAGGTGCTCGTACGTCTCGTTCGCCTTGCTGGGAAGGTCGTTCCGCACCTTCATCCACGAGGCCCGGCGCCGCTTGGCGTACGGAAGGAAACCCTCCGACTCCGCCGACCAGTACGCGGGCAGGAGCGAACCCTGCAGCGGGTGGTCCCACCAGAACGCCTTCAGCCTGGCGAGGGTGTCGACCACCGCGAGCTGGTCCGCCTCGCTCGGCACGCCTTCGCCCGCGAGGGTGTCGTCGCGGCTCAGCGGTGCGCGGTGGGTCGCCGACAGGTCCTCGAGCACCAGAAAGGGTTCGGCTCCGTCGCCGATCTCGATCGCGCGCGGCACCACCGGCGGGTGGTCGGGCAGGCTGGCGACGAGCCGGTAGAACCCCGCTTCGCCGCGAGCGGCCTCGATGCTCCAGAGCTCGGAGGTGGGCTGCTTCAGGAAGGAAGAACGTGGTTCTCCTGCTGCCCACACCCGAGCCGTCCGCGAGTTGAACGTGCCGAGATCCTCGGCCCACTCGATGTCCACGTCGCACACCCTCCTCGCCTCGCTGCTGGCAGGCAACGCATTTACGCTCTAGTCCGCTTCGGAGTCGCCGTCATGGATCTTCCCAAGGCTTCGGGATAGAGACACCTGCCTGTTCCCGAACTGAGACAATCGCACGATGCCAAAGGCGACTGTGGGGTCACGGTGGAAGCGCGAACCAGTCCCGTCGATATACGGACGTTGGTGGCTACCGTCCGCACCTGACTGGCGCGTGGGTGGTGTCCTGGAGTTCTCAGCGGAAGGCGAGGGGCGCCTTCGCCTAGCCGGCGGCCTGCGGGAAGGACCTGTCTTTGGCGGCGACGAGGTAATTCACGGTAGCTCGGATGAGTTCGGTCCGGTGACGGCGTCGGCAGCGATGCTCTCGCAGAGGTCATCCGGCTTTGGCGGAAAGGATGACGTGGCCAGGGAGGAATGGAACTGCCACACGATCTTTCTCGGCGCACATCTCGACAAGGGAGACCGCGAACCGATCCGATCGGTAAGGCTGTCTACTGCTGGACTTCCATGGTGGGCGGCGAGAGCCACGAGACCACGCCGCGACTACTACGATGACACAGGCTCGATCTCGATAACGATCTCCCAGCCACCTAGCCTTTCGGCGCCGGTCGACGGCGGCAACGTGATGCTGTCCTGGTTCCAGTCATCAAGCGACAGCGCGGTTGCCGCGGAGGTCGCGCTCGAACCAGCGTTGATGTACACGCCAGACAACCACACGACCTTTGAAGCGGTCTGGAAGAGCTTCATCACGCCTGCGCTGTTCCTCATGACGACGCTCATGGGCCGCGGCGATCAGATTACCGAGATTGATGTTGAATGCGATTCGGATCGCCCAGCTCTTGCCAGGGTTCTGAATAGCAGATGGCGCGCACCACTTGGCGAAGTGCCCGAGTCTTCCCCGTTTGGTCTACCACTGGTTCCCTTCGAAGTGTTCGTTAGGCGTTTTCAGGAGATTGTGCCCAGCTGGTTCCGTCTGCACTCCTCGGCGAGCAGCGCCATGCTCGAGTACTTCGGGGCCAAGCTGATTCCTCAGATCTATGTGGAGGAGGCATTCTCCCGCGCTGTTCGCGGAATGGAACTATTTCACCGTGTCCGATATGGTGGCCAGATCCTGAGCGACGATGCCTTCAATGACCTCTTGTTTAAGGTTAAGGGCTCCCTATCGGGAGAGGCTAGACGGTTGGCGATGATGCGCCTCCAGTATGCGAACGATTTGACTCAGAAGAATCGACTGGATGCGATGATCGAGCTATCAGGGGACATGGTAGGCGCGACCGTAGACAACTTTAGGAAGTTCTCGCGGCGCGTAGTCGATCAAAGGAACGTCATGACGCACGGCGGTGACAGGTCGCTAACCTCCAGTCACATGTACTGGGCGACTAACGTGATTGATGTCGTCTACCATGCTGTGATCCTAGGAAATCTAGGGTTCTCGGAATCTGACGTCAATTCGGCAATTGCGGATTGGCGTACGTGGCTGGGTGTCGTATCCCTCGCCAATGTCTGGGTCGCAGAGGCAAACGG is part of the Tenggerimyces flavus genome and encodes:
- a CDS encoding WecB/TagA/CpsF family glycosyltransferase — encoded protein: MALVSEQRRVRVLGVPVDAVDMRGTLDWVEQRVRTRVPGVHLCVNAANVIRATDDPSYRELLEKSDLIGSDGQPFVWAAKLLGEPLPGRVAGIDLMERVLEKARDNGWGVYLLGGKNEVVGRLATKLTADGVKIAGYRNGYFSPEDEAEVIEHVRSSGADVLFVGMPTPMKEQFIARWANKAEVPACIGVGGSFDVLAGDLRRAPATMQRLGLEWLFRLLQEPRRLFVRYAVTNTRFCVLVARAMLQRRRESGRS
- a CDS encoding NAD(P)H-quinone oxidoreductase gives rise to the protein MRAVVARSPGGREVLALADVPDLVAGEGEVLIDVVAAGVNRADISQREGRYPPPPGASELIGLECSGRIAALGAGVDGFGVGDEVCALLPSGGYASQVTVAAGLVLPKPDGVSLVDAAGLPETVCTVWSNVFMLAGLQQGETLLVHGGASGIGTTAIQLARALGARVAATVGSDWKAERCRELGADPAINYQASDFVAELLSATSGHGADVILDVVGAAYLSRNLEAVATNGRLVVIGLQKGATAELNLGALMAKRAAVLATGLRMRPLAEKAAIVASVRENVWPLVAEGHLKPIVDRVLPLAEAAEAHRVIEASEHVGKVLLSV
- a CDS encoding phosphotransferase family protein, which gives rise to MDIEWAEDLGTFNSRTARVWAAGEPRSSFLKQPTSELWSIEAARGEAGFYRLVASLPDHPPVVPRAIEIGDGAEPFLVLEDLSATHRAPLSRDDTLAGEGVPSEADQLAVVDTLARLKAFWWDHPLQGSLLPAYWSAESEGFLPYAKRRRASWMKVRNDLPSKANETYEHLLDGLPTYWERWLGPRVADGRGLTLLHGDAYFSNFLVPRTTGHAYLIDWQSCCVDVGAGDLVNLMATFWTREQRRGRERELLREFHRRLVGYGVAGYAFDDLLLDYRFGLVYWALMPVQDAHDGAARSYWLPKLTCLLDAFDEWDCADLLI
- a CDS encoding potassium channel family protein gives rise to the protein MSSHHPIAAARRTVRELIPIRLPQGDAAPLRQILVRMAVALSLLGFAVLVVYLDRDGYRDAASEEPLSLLDCFYYATVSLTTTGYGDITPATPPARLVNVLLITPLRIMFLIVLVGTTIEVLATRSREQWMIARWRRRLQNHTVVIGFGTKGRSAVDTLINGGVDKRRIVVVDPHTEAIQEANALGLGGVVGDGTRTDVLRRAEIEGAERIIVTTYRDDTAVLVTLTARQLNQDATIVVAVREGENIRLLRQSGADVVVPSSDAVGRILGLSTVSPALGVVLEDLLTYGEGLEVAERAVLPREEGKSPRELDDVAVAVVREGEVHSYFDPTVAQLIRGDKVVVVRPAEEKPWAPRPGADSDEDDD
- a CDS encoding carbon-nitrogen hydrolase family protein yields the protein MRAVVVQFAAGLDKSENLETIQRLARDSASVHPDLVVLPEAAMHDFGRQDLPLAPVAERLDGPFVDTLSRLAKELGSTVVGGMFEAVPDDPDLVYNTLVALGPDGELAGAYRKIHLYDAFGYQESARLAPGSGELVTLAVGEHRVGLLTCYDLRFPELTRKLAGDGADVLAIAAAWLAGPLKEDHWTTLVRARAIENTSYVLASAQCGRAYCGRSMVVDPTGTAVSALAAEPGWTSADVSAERVQSVRLINPTLAHRRFGIEGGDAP
- a CDS encoding HEPN domain-containing protein, with product MPKATVGSRWKREPVPSIYGRWWLPSAPDWRVGGVLEFSAEGEGRLRLAGGLREGPVFGGDEVIHGSSDEFGPVTASAAMLSQRSSGFGGKDDVAREEWNCHTIFLGAHLDKGDREPIRSVRLSTAGLPWWAARATRPRRDYYDDTGSISITISQPPSLSAPVDGGNVMLSWFQSSSDSAVAAEVALEPALMYTPDNHTTFEAVWKSFITPALFLMTTLMGRGDQITEIDVECDSDRPALARVLNSRWRAPLGEVPESSPFGLPLVPFEVFVRRFQEIVPSWFRLHSSASSAMLEYFGAKLIPQIYVEEAFSRAVRGMELFHRVRYGGQILSDDAFNDLLFKVKGSLSGEARRLAMMRLQYANDLTQKNRLDAMIELSGDMVGATVDNFRKFSRRVVDQRNVMTHGGDRSLTSSHMYWATNVIDVVYHAVILGNLGFSESDVNSAIADWRTWLGVVSLANVWVAEANGVELAD
- a CDS encoding bacterial proteasome activator family protein — protein: MTESQHSPEAGQDTDERDERKERAETPRVVIVGPDGMAVEGPPQTKAQHEDDGDEHEPSVTDLVEQPAKVMRIGSMIRQLLEEVKASPLDEPSRQRLREIHKSSIAELEQGLAPELVDELKRLTLPFDDTTVPSEGELRVAQAQLVGWLEGLFQGIQTALFAQQMAARAQLEQMRRALPPGVALPPHLQQQVDQQEPEGPGGGMYL
- a CDS encoding NTP transferase domain-containing protein — translated: MGISYDLVVLAGGGSRRMGGTDKVLLEVAGESMLDRVLAAGAGARVRVVVGPRRPVSHEGVPVSNRSTEGVPDSKRVGAVRWAREEPPGSGPLAGVAAGVAALGLSGAEVVVVLAGDMPLLDPETVNALVAAAPAVLADQAGQPQPLAAAYPRAALLAALTELGDPTGRPVRLLLDLLRPTLVPAPIQAQDADTPEDLARIRRAAGHHRGMLLDDWTAQLCADLGIEGLDVDVHGLLDLARDAAHSVDRPAAPLTTFLVGYAAALRGGGADQVAECSRIASEAASHWSPSAAD